A single Paenibacillus sp. FSL R5-0517 DNA region contains:
- a CDS encoding HAD family hydrolase has product MPDVGGLKWLFFDVGDTLVDEWEPVDDIIGQFVREACALGYPVKIEAVRELFANCYQKYEQWPMRVAIRTFIEDEGHQKQIQDKLKFKKDLERPFPSADSVLQQLSRYYRIGIIANQSPGTEERLESYGLRKYVDVLACSAEEGVSKPDPELYAVALKQAGCAPEEAVMIGDRIDNDIIPARKLGMRTIRIMQGYGRFQPDRSDDERADWTVDSLDELLPLLVPDQE; this is encoded by the coding sequence GTGCCGGATGTGGGTGGATTAAAGTGGTTGTTTTTTGATGTTGGAGATACGCTGGTGGATGAATGGGAGCCGGTTGATGATATTATCGGACAGTTCGTTCGCGAAGCCTGTGCTTTGGGGTATCCGGTGAAGATTGAGGCGGTACGTGAACTGTTCGCGAACTGTTATCAGAAATATGAACAATGGCCCATGAGAGTGGCGATTCGCACATTCATTGAAGATGAGGGACATCAGAAACAGATTCAGGACAAGCTGAAGTTTAAAAAAGATCTTGAACGACCTTTTCCTTCAGCGGATTCCGTACTTCAGCAGTTGTCGCGGTATTATCGCATTGGCATTATCGCCAATCAGAGTCCTGGAACGGAAGAAAGACTGGAGAGTTACGGACTGCGAAAGTATGTTGATGTTCTGGCATGCTCGGCTGAAGAAGGGGTGTCCAAGCCAGATCCAGAGCTGTACGCTGTAGCCCTGAAACAGGCGGGTTGTGCACCGGAGGAAGCCGTCATGATCGGGGATCGGATTGATAACGATATCATTCCTGCCCGGAAGCTGGGCATGCGTACGATTCGAATTATGCAGGGGTACGGAAGATTCCAGCCAGACCGATCGGATGACGAACGCGCGGATTGGACTGTGGATTCATTGGATGAACTCCTGCCTTTACTGGTGCCGGATCAGGAATAG
- a CDS encoding Nramp family divalent metal transporter yields the protein MSKKNPFNAPSSESLSTAGIAPSLGEAHSSMKVPQNAAWWKKFLAFVGPGYLVAVGYMDPGNWATDIAGGSQFGYTLLSVILLSNMMAVVLQSLAGKLGIVTGRDLAQACRERFSMPVVVMLWILCELAIAATDLAEVIGSAIALKLLFNIPMLYGVIITAVDVLLILVLQNKGFRALETLVIVLMATIALCFGIDLFLAKPDMGGVLHGFVPNVEILQNPAMLYIAIGIIGATVMPHNLYLHSSIVQTRQIEQTPQGKKEAIRYSTMDSTIALTLALFINAAILIVSAAVFHSAGMTQVAEISDAYHLLTPLLGTTIASILFGVALLASGQNSTLTGTLAGQIVMEGFLNIRIPAWLRRLVTRLIAIIPAVIVTAIAGEHGTEELLILSQVVLSLQLPFAVIPLVMFTSDKKSMGAFANKLWLKIISWVIAAIIVVLNVYLIIQTIRLF from the coding sequence ATGAGTAAAAAAAATCCATTCAACGCTCCTTCAAGTGAATCATTGTCTACTGCAGGCATAGCCCCTTCACTCGGAGAAGCACATAGTTCCATGAAAGTACCGCAGAATGCGGCATGGTGGAAGAAATTTCTCGCTTTTGTAGGGCCAGGGTATCTCGTGGCCGTAGGTTACATGGACCCCGGCAACTGGGCAACAGATATCGCAGGCGGATCGCAGTTCGGGTATACTTTGTTATCCGTCATCCTGCTCTCAAACATGATGGCCGTTGTACTTCAATCGTTGGCAGGAAAGCTTGGCATCGTCACTGGACGGGATCTGGCCCAAGCCTGCCGCGAACGCTTCAGCATGCCTGTTGTCGTCATGTTATGGATTCTGTGTGAACTGGCCATTGCAGCTACCGATCTGGCTGAGGTCATCGGTTCTGCCATCGCATTAAAGCTCTTATTTAACATCCCCATGTTGTACGGAGTTATCATCACCGCTGTTGATGTACTCCTGATTCTTGTACTGCAAAATAAAGGCTTCCGCGCCTTGGAAACACTCGTCATCGTGCTGATGGCCACCATTGCCCTCTGCTTCGGGATTGACCTGTTCCTGGCAAAACCGGATATGGGCGGTGTTCTCCATGGTTTTGTCCCAAATGTGGAGATCCTGCAGAACCCTGCCATGCTCTATATTGCCATTGGTATTATAGGAGCAACCGTGATGCCGCATAATCTGTATCTGCATTCTTCCATTGTGCAGACGCGTCAGATCGAACAGACACCACAGGGCAAAAAAGAAGCGATTCGTTATTCGACCATGGACTCTACAATCGCGCTAACACTCGCCTTGTTCATCAATGCGGCCATCCTGATTGTATCAGCTGCTGTATTCCATAGTGCCGGCATGACGCAGGTTGCCGAGATCTCCGATGCCTACCACTTGCTCACACCCCTATTAGGGACTACAATCGCAAGTATCCTGTTCGGTGTGGCGCTGTTAGCATCAGGCCAGAATTCTACCCTTACAGGTACACTCGCAGGGCAGATTGTTATGGAAGGTTTCCTCAACATTCGGATTCCGGCTTGGCTGCGCAGACTGGTCACACGTCTGATCGCCATCATCCCGGCAGTAATTGTCACAGCAATTGCAGGAGAACACGGCACAGAAGAACTGCTCATTTTGAGTCAGGTTGTACTTTCTCTTCAATTACCTTTTGCGGTAATCCCTCTGGTCATGTTCACGAGTGATAAAAAAAGCATGGGTGCATTCGCTAACAAATTGTGGCTCAAAATCATCTCATGGGTCATTGCCGCAATTATCGTTGTGCTGAATGTATATCTGATCATTCAGACGATCCGGTTATTCTAA